The genome window AGTTGCACCAGCAAAGCCCCCAGAAAGCCAATACCAAGTATAGCTACTGTTTGCCCTGCTGAAATATCGCTGCGCTTGAAGATGTTCATGGCACAACCCAACGGCTCTCCCGGAAAAGGCTTACCCGCCAACGTATCAGGCAGCTTCACCACCTTATCAGCATCGGCTATGTCGTAAGCAGCATATGATTTATAAGACAGCGCTGCTACGCGATCACCGACTTTTACATCGGTTACGCCTTCGCCAACGGCATCTACCAAGCCCCAGCCTTCGTGTCCCGGATTGCCGGCCTCTACGGGGTAGTTAAACCACTCCCGGCCTTCCCACACCGGTATGTTAGACGCGCACAAACCGCAGCCTTCCAGCTTAACCCGAACCTGGTTTGCGCCGGGTTCGGGCAGCGGTACTTCCTGAACTTCCACAGTTTTAGGAGCCGTTAGTACTGCAGCCTGCATAGTGGCAACATAAGTTTGTGTGGCTGTTTTTTTTTCTGTTGTAAGGGTGTCTTGGTGTTGCATCAGGCTACAGCTACTTTATTTTCTGTTTCAACTTTTTCTTCGATGTCTGCTTTTTCAGAGGTCAGGATCATTGGCACCTGCAAGCCACGGTTTTCGCACAGCCACTGATAAAGCTTTGCCACACCCTCCTGCACATTGTGCTTCGGATACCAGCCGGTTGCTTCCTGAAACTTGCGTGTATCGGAAACATAATAGTGCTGATCTCCGGGGCGCCAGTCTCCAAACGAAAGTGCAATCTTCTTGCCCCTGTACTTACCTATAGTTTTAAGCAGTTCAAGCAGGCTTACCGTATTCTCGGGGCCGCCGCCAATGTTAAAGGCTTGTCCTTTTATGCTAGGCATGTGCTCCTGCGCCAGTAAAAATGCATCTACCAGATCTTCTACAAAAAGGATATCCCGAACTTGCTTGCCATCTCCATAGATACTGACAGGCTTACCTTCTATGGCCCGGATAGCAAAATGAGCAACCCAGCCCTGGTCTTCGTTGCCATACTGGTGAGGACCATAAATACAGCTCATCCGGAAAACAACGGCAGGTATATCATAGGTGCGGGCGTAGTCGATCACATACTGGTCGGCAGCTCCTTTAGAGCAACCATACGGACTATGAAAGTCGAGTACGCGTGCCTCACTGATTCCGTTTTCTTTTATATTCTCATCTGCAGGGTAATAGCGTGATCCATTTGAAATGAATTTAAGGTCTTCCAGGCCGCCGTATACTTTGTTAGTGGATGTGAACACCAGCGGTGGCGGGTTATCCTGTTCTCTGATCGCTTCCAATAAGTTGATAATGCCACGCGCATTAACTTCAAAATCGTTGAGCGGCAGGTCGAGAGATGTGGTTACGGCTACCTGTGCCGCAAAATGGAAAACAGCTTCGGCACGTTTCATTACTTTACGCACCGTTTGCAGGTCGCGAATGTCCCCAACGTATACTTCCAGCTTATGGCCATAGGTGTCATGCAGCCATTGCAGGTTCTGCTCTACCCCGTCGCGGTTCAGGTTATCGAATATCATTACACGCTTTCCATCATCCAGCAGCCGCTTCGCGAGGTTGGTACCCACAAATCCGGCTCCACCTGTAATTAATGTATAAGGTGCTGTGTCTTCAGCTAAGGTGCGTTTAATAAAATCCAACTGATCCAGTTTTTCGATGCCGTGTTTTGCCCATAGCCTGTAAAGCAGTTTAGTTGAACCATCAGATTTTTTCAATCCAAAATGATACTCCCGGTCATCAAGGTGGAAACCGGCTACCGTAGGCAGGTTGGCATCCAAGTCGCTGATACCATACCAATATACCCGTGTAGCATCTGCTTTCAGAGCTTCTTTAAATTCCTGTACTTGCTTGAATTCATCATGCTGCCAGGTCGAAAAGCCGGCTTCAGTAATCCAGAGTTCGGCTTTGCAGTTGTTCTGGTTCATTACCTCCCGCACTGCTTTTATCTTTTCTTCCCAGCCATCCCATACCTGGTCGAACACATATGGGAAACCATGTATACCTACGGCATCAATGTACTGCATCACGCCGTGGTCGAACATGCTCTGCAACCAGTTGGGGTCTATCGGGCTCATGCCTCCCAGCAATGTTTTTTTACCACGCTGCTGGCACCAGTAGGCTGCACCACCCACCATTTCGGCAAATTTGTTCCAGCCATAGTCTAAGGTAAAATCATACTCTACTTGGTTATTTGGCTCGTTCCATAGTTCTACCCACTCAAAGTGTTGCCCATGGTCGGTGATGAATACATCCAGGAAATCGGCATAGGCTTTTTTATCTTTTGGTGGTGCCGATGTGCGGGGCTTTTCACCTATACTTGGTGGAGTATACAGAAAGCATGGAAGTATATTTATTTCTTTAGCCAGCGTAGGTATCAACCAATCGTACCAGCTCTTTCCTTCCGGAGTATAATAGTCGGCCCAGGATACACCGGTGCGCAGTTCAGTTACCCCCAGTTCCTTCAGGTCTTTTAACACCTGCATTACATGCTCCCGCTCCCCAGGTCTGAACCATTCAACAAGCCCTACAACAGGAAAAGTATTCTTTACTGTATTATTATGCATTTTCATAATCTGTAATTCTGATTCTTGTTGAGAAGGATATTAAACTGTAAGACCCCGGGCAGCCAGTTCGGCGCTCGCTTCGCTTACACGGTCATAGGCAATCTGCCCTTCGAGCCAGTCAGCCAGTTCTTCCAGGCCACCATTAAATTCTACCTGCGGATAAAAGCCCAGTATCTGTTTTGCTTTAGAGATATCGGCGTAGCAATGTCTGATATCACCTACTCTATACTTGCCGGTAACTTCCGCGACTAAGTGCTCTTTGTTCATTACTGTTGCCAGGCGCTCAGCAATCTCACTTATAGTATAGTTGTTTCCGCTGCCCACGTTAAATACATGGCCATTCGCTTCGTCTTTTTCCATTGCCAGGCGACAAGCTAAAGCCACATCACGCACATGCACAAAGTCGCGCTGCTGGTAGCCATCTTCAAAAATCATTGGGGAGTTGTTGTTCAGGAACCGGGATGCAAAAATGGCCAGCACACCAGTATAAGGGTTAGATAATGCCTGCCGCGTGCCATACACATTAAAGAACCGCATGGCTACTGTTGGTATGTTATAAGCGCGCCCTACCATTAAGCAAAGGCGCTCCTGGTCGTATTTGGAAAGTGCGTAAACCGATGATAAACAAGGGGTTTTGGTTTCGGGGGTGTGAAGCGGCTCTAATTGATTGCCTGCAGCATCGTAAAGTTCCCAATTGGCAGCTTTCAGTTGTTCCAGCGGTCGTTCTTCAGCGGTTACCACTTCGCCCTGCTGGTTCTTATACAGCCCCTCGCCATAGATGCTCATGCTGCTGGCCACTACCAGCTTTTTAACAGGGTTCTTGATCAGGGCTTCCAGCAATACAGCAGTGCCAATATTGTTGACGTCTGTATACTCTTTTATCTCATACATGCTCTGCCCAACGCCTACCATTGCTGCAAAGTGGTAAACTATATCCACACCTTCCAGGGCACGTTTTACATCTTCCGGGTTGCGCACATCCCCTACCATCAGTTCAACATCTTCGTGCAGGTATTCAGGCCGCCCGCAGTCTTTGCCATGCACCTGTTCGCTCAGGTTATCCAGCGCTCTTACACTATAGCCATGCTTCAGTAATTCATCCGCCAAATGAGAACCAATAAAGCCGGCTCCGCCTGTTATCAAGACTTTGTTTTTCATAGTTTATATGTGTTGTTTGTAATCAAAAGCTAAAATGGCTGCGCAGTTGGCCTTATAGTAATATGGTTCGCAGAAACCCCCTCAGGCTGTTGCAATGCATAAAGCACTGCATCTGCTACCGCCTCAGGCGATAAAGCTCCATAACCTATACTCTCAACCGTCTGACTTCCAGATATCGTATTTTCAAAAAAAGCTGTGTCCGTAACTCCGGGCGCAACTACCGTTACTCTTACAAAAGGCAGTACCTCCAGGCGCAGTGTTTCTGCCACTACCTCCAGCGCAGTTTTGGTTGCAGCATAAATACCACCATAGGTATAAGCCTTTCCGGCAGCTACCGACGAAATGATCACCACATCGCCTTTGCCTTTCTCCAGCATAGCCGGCACAAAAGCCCGGATCAGCCGGAGTGTACCTAACAGGTTTGTTTCAATTACCTGCTTCCACTTTTCGGGGTCACCTTCCGTAAGCTTCTCGTGCACGCCACGGCCAGCACTACATACCAGTATATCTGGCAGTCCCAACTTTCTATTTAATTCTGTAAACAAAGTGTCTGTGGCAGGTGCGGAGACCACATCACTTTTAATGTATAAGGGCTCTTGAGGCAGGGTATCGGGGAGGTTCAGATCAGCAACAGCCGTTTTTACGCCATGTTCCAGTAGTTTTGCAGCAATCGCTTTACCAATACCGGAAGCCCCACCACTAACTAATGCTTTTCTACCTCTCAGGTCCTGCACGCTATATTTAAAATTTAATATTTAAGTATAGTTTTTAGTAATTTATCGTGATAGGTACAAACGTAACGGAAGCAAATTGGGTTGTTGATGCTGAAATACGACTATATTTTCATAGCTTAATTTGCGGGTATATTTGCTGCAAACACACTTTTAGTTACAGTAAAACTTCTGCTGCTGCCTTTGGTATTGCACTACTGTTTGCTATATAGTAGCTTGGCTGTTGCACTTTTAATTTAAGTAAACACTTACCTTGTCCATGAACTTTGAAAAAGACCTGTATCTCGAAGATGATCATGTATTACTTCGCCCGATCAAGCCAGGTGACCTGGAGCAACTACAGCCAATAGCCCTAGATGCAGATACCTGGCGCTGGTACGTTACGCGCATTGCTAACATACAGGACCTGGAAGAGTGGGCACAGGCAGCATTTAATGACAGGCGTGACCACAAGCGCTACCCTTTTGTGATAGTTGATAAAGCTACCGGAAAACTTGCTGCCAGCACCGCTTATGGTAACATCTCAGCGTTTGATAAGCGACTTGAGATCGGCTGGACATGGCTGGGCGAGGATTTCAGAAGTACGGGGCTGAACAGACACTGTAAGTTCCTGCTGCTGAGCTATGCTTTTGACGTGCTGCAGTATGAACGGGTAGAGCTGAAAACAGACGTGCTGAATATCCGATCCCGGAAAGCTATACTTAAAATAGGGGCCACAGAAGAAGGTACGTTGCGCAGCCATATGTTAATGCACAACGGCCGCCGGCGCGACACAATTTATTATAGTATTCTTCGGCCGGAATGGCCTGCTATAAAAGCTACCATATTTACAGATTTAACCTTTACCTGTACACAAGTATAACTTACATCGTATAGTTGGTGTAATTCATCGGCTATACTTTGGAAACTCCTGCTCCTAAACGTATTTTCCTGATCAGGCATGCCAGACCACAGGTTTCCGGCAAAGGTCTGTTTAATGCTGCACGCGCCCGGCAGTATATAACAGATTATGATGCAGCACAGGTAGAAGAATTTATACTTGCCCACGAAGCCCTTCCTTATAAGCAGATCACCAAAGTACACTGCAGTACCTTGGTCCGCTCGCAACTTACTGCCAAGGCTATTTTCGGAGATGATGTTAATCTGATCATCGACCATAATTTCCGGGAGTTTGAGCGCAAAATATTCTCTCTTCCACTCCTGCAATTACCTATCAATCTCTGGTTAGTAGGCGCGCGTATTCTCTGGTTCCTGGGGCTTAATAGCCGTGGTATCGAAACCTTTAAAGAGGCGCGCCATCGTGCACGAGCCGCCGCAAAACAACTTTCTGAAGAAGCTGAACGCGAAACTATAGCCGTTTTGGTAGCTCA of Pontibacter deserti contains these proteins:
- a CDS encoding MDR/zinc-dependent alcohol dehydrogenase-like family protein, which gives rise to MQHQDTLTTEKKTATQTYVATMQAAVLTAPKTVEVQEVPLPEPGANQVRVKLEGCGLCASNIPVWEGREWFNYPVEAGNPGHEGWGLVDAVGEGVTDVKVGDRVAALSYKSYAAYDIADADKVVKLPDTLAGKPFPGEPLGCAMNIFKRSDISAGQTVAILGIGFLGALLVQLAKNAGARVIAISQRDFSLDVAKQCGADEVIKMDDHYKIIQKVSELTNGKFCERVVECTGKEWPLNLAGELTAERGKLIIAGFHQDGMRQVNIQLWNWRGLDVINAHERDPQEYIKGIKAAVIAVEQGAIDPEKLYTHTYTLENIGEAFHDLTSRPDGFVKALITF
- a CDS encoding SDR family oxidoreductase is translated as MQDLRGRKALVSGGASGIGKAIAAKLLEHGVKTAVADLNLPDTLPQEPLYIKSDVVSAPATDTLFTELNRKLGLPDILVCSAGRGVHEKLTEGDPEKWKQVIETNLLGTLRLIRAFVPAMLEKGKGDVVIISSVAAGKAYTYGGIYAATKTALEVVAETLRLEVLPFVRVTVVAPGVTDTAFFENTISGSQTVESIGYGALSPEAVADAVLYALQQPEGVSANHITIRPTAQPF
- a CDS encoding histidine phosphatase family protein encodes the protein METPAPKRIFLIRHARPQVSGKGLFNAARARQYITDYDAAQVEEFILAHEALPYKQITKVHCSTLVRSQLTAKAIFGDDVNLIIDHNFREFERKIFSLPLLQLPINLWLVGARILWFLGLNSRGIETFKEARHRARAAAKQLSEEAERETIAVLVAHGLLNFFIRRELKRLGWQISVKGGSGFISVNGFERA
- a CDS encoding GNAT family N-acetyltransferase gives rise to the protein MNFEKDLYLEDDHVLLRPIKPGDLEQLQPIALDADTWRWYVTRIANIQDLEEWAQAAFNDRRDHKRYPFVIVDKATGKLAASTAYGNISAFDKRLEIGWTWLGEDFRSTGLNRHCKFLLLSYAFDVLQYERVELKTDVLNIRSRKAILKIGATEEGTLRSHMLMHNGRRRDTIYYSILRPEWPAIKATIFTDLTFTCTQV
- a CDS encoding GDP-mannose 4,6-dehydratase, giving the protein MKMHNNTVKNTFPVVGLVEWFRPGEREHVMQVLKDLKELGVTELRTGVSWADYYTPEGKSWYDWLIPTLAKEINILPCFLYTPPSIGEKPRTSAPPKDKKAYADFLDVFITDHGQHFEWVELWNEPNNQVEYDFTLDYGWNKFAEMVGGAAYWCQQRGKKTLLGGMSPIDPNWLQSMFDHGVMQYIDAVGIHGFPYVFDQVWDGWEEKIKAVREVMNQNNCKAELWITEAGFSTWQHDEFKQVQEFKEALKADATRVYWYGISDLDANLPTVAGFHLDDREYHFGLKKSDGSTKLLYRLWAKHGIEKLDQLDFIKRTLAEDTAPYTLITGGAGFVGTNLAKRLLDDGKRVMIFDNLNRDGVEQNLQWLHDTYGHKLEVYVGDIRDLQTVRKVMKRAEAVFHFAAQVAVTTSLDLPLNDFEVNARGIINLLEAIREQDNPPPLVFTSTNKVYGGLEDLKFISNGSRYYPADENIKENGISEARVLDFHSPYGCSKGAADQYVIDYARTYDIPAVVFRMSCIYGPHQYGNEDQGWVAHFAIRAIEGKPVSIYGDGKQVRDILFVEDLVDAFLLAQEHMPSIKGQAFNIGGGPENTVSLLELLKTIGKYRGKKIALSFGDWRPGDQHYYVSDTRKFQEATGWYPKHNVQEGVAKLYQWLCENRGLQVPMILTSEKADIEEKVETENKVAVA
- a CDS encoding NAD-dependent epimerase/dehydratase family protein, producing the protein MKNKVLITGGAGFIGSHLADELLKHGYSVRALDNLSEQVHGKDCGRPEYLHEDVELMVGDVRNPEDVKRALEGVDIVYHFAAMVGVGQSMYEIKEYTDVNNIGTAVLLEALIKNPVKKLVVASSMSIYGEGLYKNQQGEVVTAEERPLEQLKAANWELYDAAGNQLEPLHTPETKTPCLSSVYALSKYDQERLCLMVGRAYNIPTVAMRFFNVYGTRQALSNPYTGVLAIFASRFLNNNSPMIFEDGYQQRDFVHVRDVALACRLAMEKDEANGHVFNVGSGNNYTISEIAERLATVMNKEHLVAEVTGKYRVGDIRHCYADISKAKQILGFYPQVEFNGGLEELADWLEGQIAYDRVSEASAELAARGLTV